In the Gymnodinialimonas sp. 202GB13-11 genome, one interval contains:
- a CDS encoding DUF2927 domain-containing protein, which translates to MFRKLSRLIPVAALVLAACAPTTGADVAERRVAALPEALPPMNTFGQARAQAPSRSNSSIAADFLDLSFQMESGRLIERMSRFEGPVTVAITGSVPASMSADLDQLLARLRSEAGISITRVSSDASITIETMPRARMQRVVPQAACFVVPRVSSWAEFRRNRSGGTLDWTTLDTRERVAVFIPSDVAPQEMRDCLHEEIAQALGPLNDLYRLSDSVFNDDNFNAVLTGFDMLILRAYYDDELQSGLTRGEVAARLPGILSRLNPRGGSAQGGGRGSQTPRPWISAIETALGPGSSDNARIAAAERAVRLARNQNWNDTRTAFAYFALGRLTLSRDVEASIQAFQQASVLFDRVAPGGIQSAHVDMQLAAFALSAGQVDEALTLTARAMPAATRAQNASLLSTLMMIRAEALEDAGRPSEARSVRLDSLAWGRYGFGGQSAVGARLTEVAALSPGQ; encoded by the coding sequence TTGTTCCGTAAATTGTCCCGCCTGATCCCTGTTGCTGCCCTTGTGCTCGCCGCCTGCGCACCCACCACGGGCGCCGATGTGGCCGAACGGCGCGTTGCAGCGCTGCCAGAAGCGCTGCCGCCGATGAACACGTTTGGGCAGGCCCGCGCACAGGCGCCCTCCCGCTCCAATTCCTCCATCGCCGCTGATTTCCTCGACCTCAGCTTTCAGATGGAATCCGGTCGCCTGATCGAACGGATGAGCCGCTTTGAAGGCCCCGTCACGGTGGCCATCACCGGCTCCGTCCCCGCCTCGATGAGCGCGGATCTTGACCAGCTTCTCGCGCGCCTCCGGTCAGAGGCCGGAATTTCCATCACCCGCGTCTCCTCCGACGCCTCCATAACCATTGAAACCATGCCCCGTGCCCGGATGCAGCGGGTTGTCCCGCAGGCGGCGTGCTTCGTCGTTCCACGCGTGAGCTCGTGGGCTGAATTCCGGCGCAACCGCTCGGGCGGGACACTGGATTGGACGACACTCGACACCCGCGAACGGGTAGCCGTCTTCATCCCGTCCGATGTCGCTCCGCAAGAGATGCGCGATTGCCTGCACGAGGAAATCGCCCAAGCACTTGGACCGCTTAACGACCTCTACCGCCTCTCCGATAGCGTCTTCAACGACGACAATTTTAACGCCGTGCTCACCGGCTTCGACATGCTCATCCTAAGGGCCTACTACGATGATGAGCTTCAATCGGGCCTCACACGCGGCGAGGTCGCCGCCCGCCTGCCCGGCATCCTGTCGCGGCTGAACCCGCGCGGCGGCTCCGCTCAGGGCGGTGGGCGCGGATCACAAACCCCGCGCCCGTGGATATCTGCCATCGAAACAGCACTTGGGCCGGGATCGTCTGACAACGCGCGCATTGCCGCGGCAGAACGGGCCGTGCGGCTGGCGCGCAACCAGAACTGGAACGACACGCGCACAGCTTTCGCGTATTTCGCGCTGGGTCGCCTGACGCTCAGCCGTGATGTGGAAGCCTCGATTCAAGCGTTCCAGCAAGCCTCCGTCCTGTTTGACCGGGTCGCACCCGGCGGCATTCAGTCGGCCCATGTCGATATGCAACTGGCCGCATTCGCCCTTTCCGCCGGTCAGGTGGACGAGGCGCTGACGCTAACGGCACGTGCCATGCCCGCCGCAACACGCGCCCAGAATGCCTCGCTTCTGTCGACGCTGATGATGATCCGCGCCGAAGCGCTGGAGGATGCAGGCCGCCCATCCGAGGCCCGCTCCGTCCGCCTCGACTCCCTTGCTTGGGGTCGATATGGCTTCGGCGGTCAGTCCGCCGTTGGCGCGCGCCTGACCGAAGTGGCGGCTTTGTCGCCGGGGCAATAA
- a CDS encoding ankyrin repeat domain-containing protein has product MSVFSLHLSALAVGLAVTVSHTASANAQCFRQSDVRLPTFESVSPNLTGGQSGEAMYQAVSQGDIAGVQSLLATNTALLEVRTGLPEGTRPYNGNSADLLTAAIAACDLPMLQALLAFGANPNGEITGLPLTYAALADDPDYATALLEAGADPNVHDPAMNTPLREAILFERADAIRLLVAGGADINHVTSNGRTPLGSAMLTGEWDVIAAVIEAGGNPWQVHGQGVLPAYTIYANEPRRRADRRIRNAILEQIEVGAPVWPPVNSAVVAENVLNGTWPTPEMSAAGFTVPDEARRAMQAAFR; this is encoded by the coding sequence ATGTCTGTATTTTCATTGCATTTAAGCGCTCTCGCCGTCGGTTTAGCCGTGACCGTGTCGCACACCGCCTCCGCCAACGCGCAATGCTTTCGCCAGTCCGATGTGCGCCTGCCTACATTTGAAAGCGTTTCACCCAATCTGACGGGCGGACAATCCGGCGAAGCGATGTATCAGGCCGTCAGTCAGGGCGATATCGCCGGGGTACAATCGCTGCTCGCCACAAACACGGCCCTGCTGGAGGTTCGGACCGGGCTTCCGGAGGGAACCCGCCCCTATAACGGCAATTCCGCCGATCTACTGACCGCGGCAATTGCCGCCTGTGATCTGCCGATGCTTCAGGCCCTGCTGGCCTTCGGGGCTAATCCGAACGGAGAAATCACTGGTCTGCCCCTAACGTACGCGGCTTTGGCCGATGATCCCGACTACGCGACCGCACTGCTGGAAGCAGGCGCAGACCCGAACGTCCACGATCCCGCCATGAACACACCATTGCGCGAGGCGATCCTGTTCGAACGCGCCGACGCGATCCGCTTGTTGGTCGCGGGCGGTGCTGACATCAACCACGTGACCTCCAACGGGCGCACGCCGCTTGGCTCTGCCATGTTGACCGGGGAATGGGACGTGATCGCAGCGGTGATCGAGGCGGGAGGAAATCCGTGGCAAGTCCATGGCCAAGGCGTTTTGCCGGCCTACACAATCTACGCCAATGAACCGCGCCGCCGCGCGGACCGGCGCATTCGCAATGCGATCCTTGAGCAGATCGAGGTGGGCGCGCCCGTCTGGCCACCGGTCAATTCGGCGGTGGTCGCGGAAAATGTGCTGAACGGCACATGGCCCACGCCCGAAATGTCCGCGGCCGGGTTCACGGTACCAGACGAGGCACGCCGCGCCATGCAGGCGGCGTTTCGGTAG
- a CDS encoding VWA domain-containing protein, with translation MFLPFFETLRTARIPVSLREYLAFLEGMSRGLVTYDVDGFYYLARTAMVKDERHLDRFDQAFAHTFSGLESISFDDVLEATEIPREWLEKLAEKHLSEEERAEIEAMGGFDKLMETLRQRLKEQEKRHQGGSKWIGTAGTSPFGAYGYNPEGVRIGQHESRHRKAVKVWDKREFKNLDGDVELGTRNIKVALKRLRQWARDGAAEELDLDGTIRATAEQGWLDVKTRPERRNAVKVILFLDVGGSMDDHVKVVEELFSAAKAEFKHLEYYYFHNCLYEAVWRDNHRRWSEQIPTYEVMNTYGPDYKCIFVGDAAMSPYEIAFPGGANEHWNEEAGSTWLQRARTQWPDHLWINPTPERHWRHTQSTQMIDEIFGGRMVPMTLEGIDRGMRELGK, from the coding sequence ATGTTCCTGCCGTTCTTTGAGACCCTCCGCACCGCCCGCATCCCCGTTTCCTTGCGGGAATACCTCGCCTTTCTGGAAGGGATGAGCCGCGGCCTCGTCACCTATGACGTCGACGGCTTCTACTACCTCGCCCGCACCGCGATGGTGAAGGATGAACGCCACCTCGACCGCTTCGATCAAGCCTTCGCCCATACCTTTTCCGGGTTGGAGAGCATCAGCTTCGATGACGTACTGGAGGCCACCGAAATCCCCCGCGAATGGTTGGAGAAACTCGCCGAAAAGCACCTGTCTGAGGAAGAACGTGCAGAGATCGAGGCAATGGGCGGCTTCGACAAACTGATGGAAACCCTCCGCCAGCGCCTCAAGGAACAGGAAAAGCGCCACCAGGGCGGCAGCAAGTGGATCGGCACAGCGGGCACCTCTCCCTTCGGTGCCTATGGCTACAACCCAGAGGGCGTGCGGATCGGTCAACACGAAAGCCGCCACCGCAAGGCCGTAAAAGTCTGGGACAAGCGCGAATTCAAGAACCTCGACGGCGACGTGGAACTGGGTACCCGCAACATAAAGGTTGCCCTCAAGCGCCTCCGCCAATGGGCCCGTGACGGCGCGGCGGAAGAATTGGACCTCGACGGCACGATCCGCGCCACCGCCGAACAAGGCTGGCTCGACGTCAAAACCCGTCCCGAACGCCGCAACGCGGTGAAGGTGATCCTGTTTCTCGATGTGGGCGGCTCGATGGACGATCACGTGAAGGTGGTGGAAGAGCTGTTCAGCGCGGCCAAGGCCGAATTCAAACACCTCGAATACTACTACTTCCACAACTGCCTGTATGAGGCCGTATGGCGCGACAATCACCGTCGCTGGTCCGAACAAATCCCGACCTACGAGGTGATGAACACCTACGGCCCCGACTACAAATGCATCTTTGTGGGTGACGCGGCCATGTCGCCTTATGAGATCGCCTTTCCCGGCGGCGCAAATGAGCATTGGAATGAGGAAGCGGGCAGCACCTGGTTGCAGCGCGCGCGGACGCAATGGCCCGATCACCTGTGGATTAACCCAACGCCCGAACGGCATTGGCGCCACACCCAATCTACCCAGATGATTGACGAAATCTTCGGAGGGCGCATGGTGCCAATGACACTGGAAGGCATTGACCG
- a CDS encoding AAA family ATPase codes for MQFQGTEDYVATDDLTVAVNAAVTLERPLLVKGEPGTGKTELARQVSQSLGLPIIEWHIKSTTRAQQGLYEYDAVSRLRDSQLGEERVHDVKNYIRKGKLWQAFEAEGKCVLLIDEIDKADIEFPNDLLQELDRMEFFVYETGETIKANIRPIVIITSNNEKELPDAFLRRCFFHYIRFPDADVMRKIVEVHHPGIKQDLLTTALTQFYEIREQQGLKKKPSTSEVLDWLKLLLAEDLSPEDLRRDGANALPKLHGALLKNEQDVALFERLAFMARGQR; via the coding sequence ATGCAGTTTCAGGGCACCGAGGATTATGTCGCCACCGACGATCTGACCGTTGCGGTAAATGCCGCCGTCACACTCGAACGCCCGCTTCTGGTGAAGGGAGAGCCCGGCACGGGCAAGACGGAACTGGCCCGCCAAGTCTCCCAATCGCTTGGCCTGCCGATCATCGAATGGCACATCAAATCGACCACCCGTGCGCAGCAAGGGCTTTACGAATATGACGCCGTCTCGCGCCTGCGGGACAGCCAGTTGGGCGAAGAACGCGTCCATGACGTCAAGAACTACATCCGCAAGGGCAAGCTCTGGCAGGCCTTTGAGGCCGAGGGCAAATGCGTTCTGTTGATTGATGAGATCGACAAAGCCGACATCGAATTCCCAAACGACCTTCTGCAGGAACTCGATCGGATGGAGTTCTTCGTTTACGAGACGGGAGAGACGATCAAAGCCAATATCCGGCCCATCGTCATCATCACGTCCAATAACGAAAAGGAACTGCCCGACGCCTTCCTGCGGCGCTGTTTCTTCCACTATATTCGCTTTCCCGATGCAGACGTGATGCGCAAGATCGTCGAAGTGCACCACCCCGGCATCAAGCAAGACCTGCTCACCACGGCCCTCACGCAATTCTACGAGATCCGCGAACAGCAGGGGCTGAAGAAAAAGCCCTCCACCTCGGAAGTGCTGGATTGGTTGAAACTCCTTCTGGCCGAGGACCTCAGCCCGGAGGATTTGCGACGCGACGGGGCCAATGCCTTGCCGAAACTGCACGGCGCGCTGCTGAAGAACGAACAGGATGTGGCGCTGTTTGAACGGTTGGCCTTCATGGCGCGCGGTCAGCGCTAA
- a CDS encoding GNAT family N-acetyltransferase: MTKAFDIRPLGRRDRPDWGVLWRGYLDFYAADIDPAHDDLLFDRLLDPARANMQGWVAEDAEGLIGLVHIIVHAHTWREADVTYLQDLFALPRARGTGVGRALIETVYADADAAGRPTVYWMTRQSNTTARTLYDRVAQPTDFMKYSRA; this comes from the coding sequence TTGACCAAAGCGTTCGACATTCGCCCCCTCGGGCGGCGGGATCGGCCCGATTGGGGCGTGCTCTGGCGCGGTTACCTCGACTTTTATGCCGCCGATATCGACCCCGCCCACGATGATCTGCTGTTTGACCGCCTGCTTGATCCGGCGCGCGCCAACATGCAGGGCTGGGTCGCCGAGGATGCCGAAGGGCTGATCGGTCTGGTCCATATCATCGTGCACGCCCATACGTGGCGCGAGGCCGATGTCACCTACCTGCAAGACCTCTTCGCCCTGCCCCGCGCCCGCGGCACAGGGGTGGGCCGCGCCCTGATCGAGACGGTCTATGCCGATGCCGACGCGGCAGGCCGCCCGACGGTATACTGGATGACACGGCAATCCAACACCACCGCACGCACGCTTTACGACCGCGTCGCGCAGCCCACTGATTTCATGAAATACTCCCGAGCGTGA